In Stieleria varia, one genomic interval encodes:
- a CDS encoding class II aldolase/adducin family protein encodes MQNIHKIKQDMCDIGRRIYNRQFAAANDGNITVRVSDNEVLCTPTLHCKGFLTPDDISMIDMTGKQISGRKKRSSEALLHLEIYKQRQDIRSVVHCHPPHATAFAIAREPIPQCILPEVEVFLGDVPITKYETPGGQAFADTIIPFVSKTNIMILANHGTVSYGETVEQAYWWTEILDSYCRMLMLAKQLGNVSYLSQQKSQELLDLKDQWGYKDPRNTPEYQDCDICANDIFRDSWANSGVERRAFEAPPAAKPTAKPAVSPASSSGINEEQLVKLITDEVMRQMKA; translated from the coding sequence ATGCAAAATATTCACAAGATCAAGCAAGACATGTGCGACATCGGGCGTCGTATTTACAACCGACAATTCGCCGCGGCCAATGACGGAAACATCACCGTGCGTGTCAGCGACAACGAAGTGCTCTGCACGCCGACGTTGCACTGCAAGGGTTTCTTGACTCCGGACGACATTTCGATGATCGACATGACGGGCAAGCAGATCTCTGGTCGCAAGAAACGCTCCAGCGAAGCCTTGCTGCACCTGGAAATCTACAAGCAACGTCAAGACATCCGCAGCGTTGTGCACTGCCACCCGCCGCACGCCACCGCGTTTGCGATCGCTCGCGAACCCATTCCACAGTGCATCCTGCCGGAGGTCGAAGTCTTCCTGGGTGATGTGCCGATCACGAAGTACGAAACACCCGGCGGACAAGCGTTCGCAGATACAATCATCCCATTCGTCAGCAAGACGAACATCATGATCTTGGCCAACCACGGTACCGTCAGCTACGGCGAAACCGTCGAACAAGCCTATTGGTGGACCGAGATCCTGGATTCTTATTGCCGCATGCTGATGCTGGCCAAGCAACTGGGCAACGTGTCGTACTTGAGTCAGCAGAAATCACAAGAGCTGTTGGACCTCAAGGATCAGTGGGGATACAAGGATCCACGCAACACACCTGAGTACCAAGACTGTGACATCTGCGCCAACGATATCTTCCGCGATTCGTGGGCCAATAGCGGCGTCGAGCGACGTGCATTCGAAGCGCCTCCTGCCGCGAAACCAACCGCGAAACCAGCGGTGTCGCCCGCGTCCAGCTCCGGAATCAATGAAGAGCAATTGGTCAAGCTGATCACCGACGAAGTCATGCGTCAGATGAAAGCGTGA
- a CDS encoding BMC domain-containing protein, which produces MAKISEALGMIETKGFVSLVEACDAMMKAANVQFIGWDNIGGGLVSAFVSGDVAAVKAATDAGAAAAGRVGEVVSVQVIPRPHDDLAKILKAGAPAKK; this is translated from the coding sequence ATGGCAAAGATAAGTGAAGCACTCGGCATGATCGAGACCAAAGGGTTTGTCTCCTTGGTCGAAGCCTGTGATGCAATGATGAAGGCAGCCAATGTTCAATTCATCGGCTGGGACAACATCGGTGGCGGCTTGGTCAGCGCGTTCGTCAGCGGCGATGTCGCTGCAGTGAAAGCGGCTACGGACGCAGGCGCTGCGGCAGCCGGACGCGTCGGTGAAGTCGTCAGCGTGCAAGTGATCCCACGTCCGCACGACGACTTGGCCAAGATCCTCAAGGCCGGCGCGCCAGCGAAGAAGTAA
- a CDS encoding EutN/CcmL family microcompartment protein, whose product MQPARVLGSTNATVRHESFVGQRLVIIQPLGVNDSPDGPPLIALDAVGCRKADRVMITSDGSYAHITTKHDKTPARWTVIGIIDN is encoded by the coding sequence ATGCAACCCGCCCGCGTCCTGGGATCGACCAACGCCACTGTCCGACACGAAAGTTTCGTCGGCCAGCGGCTGGTCATTATCCAACCGCTGGGCGTCAATGACAGCCCCGACGGACCACCGCTGATCGCCTTGGACGCCGTGGGTTGTCGCAAAGCAGACCGGGTGATGATCACTAGCGACGGTAGCTACGCCCACATCACCACCAAGCACGACAAAACACCTGCCCGATGGACCGTCATCGGCATCATCGACAACTGA
- a CDS encoding BMC domain-containing protein — protein sequence MNDAIGLIETKGLLALIEATDAMAKSANVEITKRVDIGGGLVTTIVSGDVGSVRAAVEAGANAAAAAGELVSSHVIPRPAEGLAKAFLS from the coding sequence ATGAATGATGCAATCGGTTTGATTGAAACCAAAGGCCTGCTGGCGTTGATCGAAGCAACCGACGCGATGGCAAAATCCGCCAACGTCGAAATCACCAAACGCGTAGACATCGGTGGCGGTTTGGTCACGACCATTGTCAGCGGTGACGTCGGCAGCGTTCGCGCAGCGGTCGAAGCCGGAGCCAACGCAGCCGCAGCAGCCGGTGAATTGGTCAGCAGCCACGTGATCCCACGTCCCGCAGAGGGTTTGGCAAAGGCTTTTTTGTCCTAA
- a CDS encoding lactate/malate dehydrogenase family protein → MKVSIIGGGGLVGSCAAFALQCGGIAREIALLDVNQELAVGQALDLQHGGPSVADQTISGGGYEHIPSSDVICITAGLRRKPDESRLDLINRNTDLFLQILSDVKAAGPKSSAIVLVVSNPVDILTYVAAQKLGLPCNQVIGLGTQLDTIRFCSLIAEQLNSPPTQTSALILGEHGESMVPIWSSATIAGLPLDKYPGWSPTLATQLFTRTRGSGAEVIKRKGGAGFAVGIAIRDVIEAIILDRRCVLPVSSIQSGCYGIRDVALSVPTVVGRTGVVDRMEIDLWPKEVQGMRASGAALKKTLDVVLSRIG, encoded by the coding sequence ATGAAAGTTTCCATCATCGGCGGCGGCGGCCTGGTCGGCTCCTGCGCCGCATTTGCATTGCAGTGCGGCGGCATCGCCCGTGAAATCGCTCTTCTGGACGTCAACCAAGAACTCGCAGTCGGCCAAGCGTTGGACTTGCAACACGGCGGCCCCAGCGTCGCTGATCAGACCATCTCCGGTGGCGGATACGAGCACATCCCATCCTCCGACGTGATCTGCATCACCGCGGGACTTCGCCGCAAACCGGACGAAAGCCGACTGGACTTGATCAACCGTAACACGGATTTGTTCTTGCAAATCCTCAGCGATGTCAAAGCCGCCGGCCCCAAATCGTCGGCGATCGTTCTGGTCGTCAGCAACCCCGTCGACATTTTGACTTACGTTGCGGCACAAAAACTTGGCTTGCCGTGCAACCAAGTCATCGGGCTGGGCACGCAACTGGACACGATCCGTTTTTGTTCGCTGATCGCCGAGCAGTTGAACTCACCTCCGACTCAGACAAGTGCGTTGATCTTGGGTGAGCACGGTGAGTCGATGGTGCCGATCTGGAGCAGTGCGACGATCGCCGGACTGCCGCTGGACAAGTATCCCGGTTGGTCACCGACGCTTGCGACTCAGTTGTTCACACGAACCCGTGGCAGCGGAGCGGAAGTCATCAAACGCAAAGGCGGGGCGGGATTCGCTGTGGGTATCGCAATTCGCGATGTGATCGAAGCGATCATCTTGGATCGTCGCTGCGTGCTGCCCGTCAGCAGCATTCAAAGCGGCTGCTACGGCATTCGTGACGTCGCTCTTTCGGTCCCGACTGTCGTCGGACGCACCGGCGTGGTCGACCGAATGGAAATCGATCTATGGCCGAAAGAGGTCCAAGGCATGCGAGCCAGCGGAGCGGCCCTGAAGAAAACCCTCGACGTGGTGCTGAGCCGAATCGGCTAA
- a CDS encoding aldehyde dehydrogenase family protein → MQFDENLIRNVVAQVLAEVGPMPPGLNATPAIPGGRHGIFYDADSAVAAARAAFEQLRERSLEDRKQIISIIRRISIEQCEELGLMEMAETQIGRPEHKIEKLRTLGEQSPGVEFLETKAFSGDHGLAIIERAPFGVIGAITPVTHSLPTITGNAVSMIAGGNTVVVNPHPSGKKVAAEGVRRFNEAISREMGIDNLICVIAEPTLESADALFKNRNVALICVTGGPAVARAALNSGKRAIVAGPGNPPVVVDETADLDLAARCIIQGAAYDNNLLCIAEKEVFVVESVFDQMMAAMRNAGALELNAQQIATLTSKAIVKVGDDQHDAACKDYIGKDASFLAQAAGVVAPAGTELVFGETDEHHPFVSVEQMMPFVPFVRARDVDHAIALAKKYEHGFRHTAIIHSRNVRNMTKMGREMDVTLYVKNGPCMASLGLGGEGYLSFSIAGPTGEGVTTPTTFTRERRCSMIDELRVV, encoded by the coding sequence ATGCAATTCGACGAAAACCTCATTCGCAATGTGGTCGCACAGGTGCTGGCGGAAGTCGGCCCGATGCCGCCTGGACTGAACGCGACACCAGCGATCCCGGGTGGACGACACGGCATTTTCTACGATGCCGACTCCGCCGTCGCCGCCGCCCGCGCTGCATTCGAACAGCTCCGTGAGCGAAGCTTGGAGGATCGCAAGCAGATCATCAGCATCATTCGACGCATTTCGATCGAGCAATGCGAAGAACTCGGACTGATGGAGATGGCCGAAACGCAAATCGGTCGCCCCGAGCACAAGATCGAAAAGCTTCGCACCTTGGGTGAACAGTCACCTGGCGTCGAGTTCCTCGAAACCAAAGCGTTCAGTGGCGACCACGGTCTGGCCATCATCGAACGTGCACCGTTCGGCGTCATCGGCGCGATCACTCCCGTCACTCACTCATTGCCCACGATCACGGGCAACGCGGTCAGCATGATCGCCGGTGGCAACACCGTCGTGGTCAACCCGCACCCATCGGGCAAGAAGGTTGCTGCGGAAGGCGTCCGACGATTCAACGAAGCAATCTCTCGTGAGATGGGCATCGACAACCTGATCTGCGTGATCGCCGAGCCGACTCTGGAAAGCGCCGACGCGTTGTTCAAGAACCGCAATGTCGCACTGATTTGTGTCACCGGCGGTCCCGCCGTCGCACGCGCGGCACTCAACAGTGGCAAACGAGCCATCGTCGCCGGACCGGGTAACCCACCCGTTGTCGTCGACGAAACCGCCGACCTCGACCTGGCCGCTCGATGCATCATCCAAGGTGCTGCCTACGATAACAACCTGCTCTGCATCGCCGAGAAAGAAGTCTTCGTCGTCGAGTCGGTTTTCGATCAAATGATGGCCGCGATGCGAAACGCGGGCGCGTTGGAGCTCAACGCACAACAGATTGCGACGCTGACATCCAAGGCGATTGTCAAGGTCGGCGACGACCAGCACGATGCGGCGTGCAAAGATTACATCGGCAAAGACGCAAGTTTTCTGGCCCAGGCAGCCGGCGTGGTCGCACCCGCCGGTACCGAACTTGTCTTTGGCGAAACCGATGAGCACCATCCGTTCGTAAGCGTCGAACAGATGATGCCCTTCGTTCCTTTTGTCCGCGCCCGCGACGTCGACCATGCGATTGCATTGGCCAAAAAGTACGAGCACGGCTTCCGTCACACCGCGATCATTCACTCTCGCAACGTCCGCAACATGACCAAGATGGGACGCGAAATGGACGTCACGCTGTACGTCAAAAACGGTCCCTGCATGGCATCACTCGGCTTGGGTGGCGAAGGCTACCTGTCGTTCTCGATCGCAGGTCCGACCGGCGAAGGCGTCACGACGCCCACGACGTTCACCCGTGAACGTCGCTGCAGCATGATCGACGAACTCCGCGTCGTCTGA
- a CDS encoding phosphate propanoyltransferase, which yields MSTASIDRQTIEAMVRNALRQSASPAPRTRSGNPPGWVNGKPNLRVSISARHVHLTDEHVEILFGPGAKLEPEKDLYQDGFYAAKQTVMVVGPRRRMLPSVRVLGPTRPASQVELAFTDSISLGIDAPVRHSGKIDGTPGCVLVGPVGSVQLHQGVIRAARHVHLNDADAEFYGVQNGDMMQLKIVSHECTTIFDDVLVRQDSAAKLEVHIDTDEGNACHLDAASEVQLLKISSGCACKH from the coding sequence ATGAGCACAGCATCGATCGATCGACAGACCATAGAAGCAATGGTCCGCAATGCGTTGCGACAATCGGCATCACCGGCACCAAGAACACGCTCGGGAAATCCGCCCGGCTGGGTGAACGGGAAACCCAATCTACGTGTCAGCATCTCTGCTCGCCACGTGCACTTGACCGATGAGCATGTCGAGATCCTGTTCGGACCGGGCGCAAAACTGGAACCCGAGAAAGATCTCTACCAAGACGGCTTTTACGCAGCCAAACAAACGGTGATGGTCGTCGGTCCGCGTCGACGAATGCTGCCCAGTGTTCGCGTCCTCGGCCCCACCCGGCCTGCCAGCCAAGTCGAACTGGCGTTCACGGACTCCATCTCGCTCGGGATCGACGCCCCTGTGCGACACAGCGGCAAGATCGACGGCACGCCCGGTTGCGTATTGGTCGGGCCCGTCGGCAGCGTGCAGCTTCACCAAGGTGTGATTCGCGCCGCCCGACACGTGCACTTGAACGATGCCGACGCAGAATTCTACGGCGTCCAAAACGGCGACATGATGCAACTCAAGATCGTCAGTCACGAATGCACAACAATCTTTGACGACGTTTTGGTTCGTCAAGATTCCGCGGCAAAGCTGGAAGTGCACATCGACACCGACGAAGGCAACGCGTGCCATTTGGATGCGGCAAGCGAAGTTCAGTTGCTGAAGATTTCCAGCGGATGTGCTTGCAAGCACTGA
- a CDS encoding EutN/CcmL family microcompartment protein has translation MFIARVTGSVVSSTKVSSMTGHKLMVVEPYRLEEKKRKSLVTTGRTFIAVDTLGAGENDYVLVVQGSSARLTPETKELPIDAMIIGIVDQVHIDKASVYARKDEK, from the coding sequence ATGTTTATCGCCAGAGTCACAGGATCGGTCGTCAGCAGCACCAAGGTGTCTTCGATGACCGGACACAAGTTGATGGTCGTTGAGCCGTATCGGCTTGAGGAAAAGAAACGCAAGAGCCTGGTCACCACGGGACGTACCTTCATCGCCGTCGACACTCTCGGCGCCGGCGAGAATGACTACGTGTTGGTGGTCCAAGGCAGCAGTGCACGACTGACGCCGGAAACCAAAGAGTTGCCGATCGACGCGATGATCATCGGCATTGTGGATCAAGTCCACATCGACAAAGCGAGCGTGTACGCCCGCAAAGACGAAAAGTAA
- a CDS encoding acetate/propionate family kinase, which translates to MLILVANLGSTSFKYRLFEISDDCKVGDIHNARCLARGGVERIGDAQSPCKVEIGDWKDERTLTVPDHGVAVQACLDQLTDPDHGVLKSASEVAAIGFKAVHGGRISGVFRVDDTVLDAMAEMNAAAPAHNPPYIAAMKTLQQRFPDLPLVAAFETDFHQTVPAARREYAIPRQWADEFHVRKWGFHGASHRYISVRSAELLQRDDARVISCHLGGSSSLTAIDSGKSVMTTMGMTPQTGLPQNNRVGDFDPFALPLIMQRTGLSLEETLAQLASKGGLLGLSQSSGDIRDLHEGAAQGNESCQLALDVYVQEIRRHMGGMMVALGRVDAIVFTGGIGENDDAIRSAVCSGLEGFGIDVDTAANGSGKGEFAFHSPESRTALWVIPTNEEVIVASQCVQVLQQDGAN; encoded by the coding sequence GTGCTGATCCTTGTCGCCAATTTGGGCTCGACCAGCTTCAAATATCGCCTGTTCGAAATCTCCGACGATTGCAAAGTCGGCGACATTCACAACGCCCGGTGCTTGGCACGCGGTGGAGTGGAGCGAATCGGCGATGCACAGAGTCCTTGCAAGGTAGAGATCGGCGACTGGAAAGACGAGCGAACGCTCACGGTGCCCGATCACGGTGTTGCCGTCCAAGCTTGCTTGGACCAACTGACCGATCCGGATCACGGCGTTCTAAAAAGTGCAAGCGAAGTCGCGGCGATCGGTTTCAAAGCCGTTCACGGCGGACGAATCTCGGGCGTCTTCCGCGTGGACGATACCGTGCTCGATGCGATGGCGGAAATGAACGCCGCTGCACCGGCACACAACCCGCCGTACATCGCAGCGATGAAAACGTTGCAACAACGGTTTCCCGATCTACCGCTCGTCGCAGCCTTTGAAACGGACTTTCACCAGACCGTTCCTGCGGCTCGACGAGAATACGCGATCCCACGCCAGTGGGCAGACGAGTTTCATGTTCGCAAATGGGGATTTCATGGTGCCAGCCACCGCTACATCTCCGTTCGCAGCGCAGAACTCTTGCAACGTGACGACGCACGCGTGATCTCTTGTCACCTCGGTGGCAGCAGTTCTCTCACCGCGATCGACTCAGGCAAGAGCGTGATGACAACGATGGGCATGACGCCACAAACCGGTTTGCCGCAAAACAATCGGGTCGGCGATTTTGATCCGTTTGCCTTGCCGTTGATCATGCAACGAACCGGTTTGAGCCTGGAGGAGACGCTCGCGCAGTTGGCCAGCAAAGGTGGACTGTTGGGACTGAGCCAATCCAGTGGTGACATTCGCGACTTGCACGAGGGTGCCGCCCAGGGGAATGAAAGCTGCCAACTGGCACTGGACGTTTACGTTCAAGAAATCCGACGTCACATGGGCGGCATGATGGTCGCCCTGGGACGCGTCGACGCGATCGTGTTCACCGGTGGAATCGGCGAAAACGACGATGCAATCCGCTCGGCCGTTTGCAGCGGCTTGGAAGGATTTGGCATTGATGTCGACACGGCAGCCAACGGTTCGGGCAAAGGTGAGTTTGCTTTTCATTCGCCAGAGTCACGTACGGCGTTGTGGGTGATCCCGACGAATGAGGAAGTGATCGTGGCCAGTCAATGTGTCCAAGTCCTTCAGCAGGACGGAGCAAACTAA
- a CDS encoding DeoR/GlpR family DNA-binding transcription regulator: MSTDVRRDRLRQMVQTQGFASLGELAASLGVSDSTIRRDLEQLESAGEAKRTHGGVFWTGDTSTIRAFENRTDEMWPAKAAIGVAAANLIDDRDTILLDGGSTTYELARNLVGRPLQVVTNSLPIAHLLSNSASIDLVMIGGCVHGRTAVTIGPLADSMLRSLNVGKAFLSVAGITSRGYFNSDLMLVESEKAMLASADQTFVVTDHSKFGKVSLSRLCGLDQVSTVITDSDLDSCWKTKLEQAGVNLVLAAVAATQQGDSDSAMED, encoded by the coding sequence ATCTCGACCGACGTTCGACGTGACCGGCTACGTCAAATGGTTCAAACCCAAGGATTTGCGTCCCTGGGAGAACTTGCTGCGTCGCTGGGTGTCAGCGATTCGACGATCCGCCGCGACCTGGAGCAGTTGGAGTCGGCTGGAGAAGCGAAGCGGACGCACGGCGGGGTATTTTGGACAGGCGACACCTCCACGATTCGGGCTTTTGAGAACCGAACGGACGAAATGTGGCCGGCCAAAGCGGCGATCGGAGTCGCCGCAGCAAACTTGATCGACGACCGAGACACGATCCTTTTGGATGGCGGCAGCACGACTTACGAGCTGGCGAGGAATCTCGTCGGACGGCCCCTACAAGTCGTCACCAACAGTCTGCCGATCGCGCACTTGCTCAGCAACAGCGCATCGATCGACTTGGTGATGATCGGTGGATGCGTCCACGGTCGAACCGCGGTGACGATCGGCCCGCTCGCCGATTCGATGTTGCGGAGCCTGAATGTCGGCAAAGCGTTCTTGTCGGTCGCCGGCATCACATCGCGTGGTTACTTCAACAGCGACTTGATGCTCGTGGAAAGCGAGAAGGCGATGTTGGCGTCGGCAGACCAAACCTTTGTGGTCACCGACCACTCCAAATTCGGCAAGGTCAGCTTGTCACGATTGTGCGGACTGGATCAGGTCAGCACCGTCATCACCGACTCGGACTTGGATTCGTGTTGGAAAACAAAGTTGGAGCAAGCAGGGGTCAACCTAGTATTGGCTGCTGTCGCGGCGACGCAGCAGGGGGACTCCGATTCGGCAATGGAAGATTGA
- a CDS encoding EutN/CcmL family microcompartment protein, producing MRIARTIGTVTLSRSHPALAAAKLRCIEMLDSIDRVDEQPLGGDTVVAWDLCSTGLGDLVAVAEGPESAQPFRPDIKPLDATIVALLDNIEL from the coding sequence ATGAGAATTGCACGCACGATCGGAACGGTCACGCTGTCACGCTCGCATCCGGCACTTGCCGCTGCGAAATTGCGTTGCATCGAGATGCTCGATTCGATCGACCGAGTTGATGAGCAACCGCTCGGCGGCGACACCGTCGTCGCATGGGACCTGTGCAGCACGGGCCTGGGAGACTTGGTCGCCGTCGCGGAAGGCCCCGAGTCGGCGCAGCCATTCCGCCCGGACATCAAACCACTGGACGCAACCATCGTCGCACTGCTGGACAACATCGAACTTTAA